The Aedes aegypti strain LVP_AGWG chromosome 3, AaegL5.0 Primary Assembly, whole genome shotgun sequence genome contains a region encoding:
- the LOC5567220 gene encoding glutactin, with translation MCAKYITAVLIISGAISCFGQHSTPTVNIQGLGSVQGSIGHSAWTNRTIYEFQGIPYGEAPVGTLRFKPTVKAAAWGGIRDASKPGIRCPQIDEDYVNVENEDCLTLSVYSNDLDSVRPVMVFIHGGWFFKGGADQYKPNFLLESDVVLVVVQYRLGPLGFLSTMTEDIPGNVGMLDVIAALEWVQQYITHFGGDSSQVTIFGESAGAAAVSAMLHSPLVQYQSTPLFHKAILQSGSVFAPWAISDAPIEGTSDITSRIGCTGVAVEQCLRGVDLRTLLEAFIAHRDQTIITRGYPYVAGTGIVVGGPSGLFPQHPKYYLQNANKHIAIMAGANSQDGLFLLNELHKLQPQLLQTLNTSHDLLHYITNLHEKFGHSKYDGSLEVYAIGQNFLVRQTERLHWDNLASGLTDICGNHGIKAPVLSEIHAFSHVNPGNVYLYSFDYSSALTHVNLSVPFPHDRPVHHGEELKYLFPKEILDDLDTKMAKTMVQLWTSFAIRGIPAAKSTPYWPPADQLFGPYLKINTESEQMNHYPNELFATAYKYGVYKGTGSRVASVKNIVTILFLSFVFNLVV, from the exons ATGTGTGCAAAGTATATAACAGCGGTGTTAATCATTTCCGGTGCGATTTCCTGTTTTGGACAGCACTCGACGCCGACGGTGAACATCCAGGGGCTTGGAAGCGTGCAGGGTTCCATCGGGCATTCAGCTTGGACGAATAGAACCATCTATGAATTTCAAGGGATTCCGTACGGAGAAGCTCCCGTTGGCACGTTAAGGTTCAAGCCAACGGTTAAGGCTGCAGCATGGGGCGGTATTCGGGATGCTTCAAAACCGGGCATTCGGTGTCCGCAGATAGACGAAGACTACGTCAATGTGGAAAACGAGGACTGCCTCACCTTATCGGTGTATTCGAATGAT TTGGACTCGGTTCGTCCAGTGATGGTCTTCATTCACGGTGGATGGTTCTTCAAGGGGGGCGCCGACCAGTACAAACCGAATTTCCTTCTGGAGTCGGACGTTGTATTAGTGGTGGTTCAATATCGTCTAGGACCATTAGGATTCTTAAGCACCATGACAGAAGACATTCCCGGAAATGTAGGAATGCTAGATGTAATAGCTGCCTTGGAATGGGTTCAGCAATACATCACCCATTTTGGTGGCGACAGCTCTCAAGTGACGATTTTCGGCGAATCCGCTGGTGCAGCTGCTGTGTCTGCAATGCTTCACAGCCCTCTAGTGCAGTATCAGTCGACGCCTCTATTCCATAAAGCTATTCTTCAGTCCGGATCAGTGTTTGCACCGTGGGCTATAAGTGATGCTCCTATTGAGGGCACCAGCGATATCACCTCACGCATTGGCTGCACTGGAGTAGCCGTGGAACAATGTCTACGTGGAGTAGACTTGCGAACCCTACTGGAGGCATTCATCGCTCATCGTGATCAAACTATCATCACCCGTGGATACCCTTACGTAGCGGGGACTGGCATTGTCGTTGGAGGTCCATCAGGACTCTTTCCTCAACATCCGAAATACTATCTCCAGAATGCCAACAAGCACATCGCCATAATGGCTGGAGCGAATTCACAGGACGGTTTGTTCTTGCTGAATGAGCTACATAAACTACAACCTCAACTGCTGCAGACTCTCAACACGTCGCACGACCTGTTGCACTACATTACTAATCTGCACGAAAAATTCGGACATTCCAAGTACGACGGATCGCTGGAGGTATATGCCATTGGACAAAACTTCTTGGTGCGACAAACGGAACGGTTGCATTGGGATAATCTAGCATCCGGTTTGACTGAT ATTTGCGGTAACCACGGCATCAAAGCTCCGGTTCTGAGTGAAATACATGCCTTTTCGCACGTGAACCCCGGCAACGTCTACCTGTACAGTTTTGACTACTCGAGTGCGCTGACCCATGTCAACCTTTCCGTTCCGTTCCCTCACGATAGACCGGTTCACCATGGCGAAGAGCTCAAATATCTATTCCCGAAAGAGATTTTGGACGATCTTGATACCAAAATGGCAAAAACCATGGTGCAACTGTGGACATCGTTCGCCATCCGGGGTATCCCAGCAGCCAAGAGTACACCCTACTGGCCACCAGCGGATC AGCTCTTCGGACCATATTTGAAAATTAATACTGAGAGTGAGCAGATGAACCACTATCCGAACGAACTGTTCGCTACCGCCTACAAATATGGAGTTTACAAAGGGACAGGAAGTCGAGTGGCTTCGGTTAAAAACATCGTTACGATTCTGTTCTtgtcttttgttttcaatttggtGGTTTGA